Proteins encoded within one genomic window of Macrotis lagotis isolate mMagLag1 chromosome 3, bilby.v1.9.chrom.fasta, whole genome shotgun sequence:
- the B4GALNT4 gene encoding N-acetyl-beta-glucosaminyl-glycoprotein 4-beta-N-acetylgalactosaminyltransferase 1 isoform X6, with translation MLRFPVKKLRKQFRLLLLLVLLTCAAWLTYLHLSLVRQGRALRLRLSGGSGPDGEKLSEVTDAGKGVGGPQVVSPPKRLEDSSESHEEDQLIEGRELNTFPGQVGRSSPLNLTQQVPPWQEEYRGKVNLHVFEDWCGGTVGSLRKNLHFPLFPHTRTTVKKLAVSPKWKNYGLRIFGYIHPSRDGDVQFSVASDDNSEFWLSPDESPAGAQLVAYVGKTGSEWTAPGEFTKFSSQVSKPKRLSSSRRYYFELLHKQDDRGSDHVEVGWRVFLPGLKFEVIGSSHISLYTDESSLKMDHVAHIPQSLASHVVKPGPPPKELGADMLRPDARDTFFLTPRVEPSRLENVLVPCAYAPTYVVKDFPIARYQGLQFVYLSFVYPNDFTRLTHMETSNKCFYRESPLYLERFGFYKYMKMDDEEERDADAAGRGAFLFLDPDSFLEEEEEEEEEEADSPEPTGAHPSPSRPTAPSWSTQDHQGTVNSSSTPHPRRASRLTRTLSWAHTASATLQKQEGALATPLFLGRAPHSRSPAQGTPPRSPKKPEKVYVTRVRPGQHRPPRTRPPRPRPWLAHGPWQPPLPGIFLYPRPLQRVHLRALRRPPGHRAPTVSTTPAQVPPLRRTARVSFTQGTLDLTTGLTGLTSNASSEGGEPVTSFLHVSEVAQARSQGEKIGAEEAEGGPEETATSQDSEEEEEEAGAPPRGSWPEDAINWQRTFSVGAMDFELLRSDWNDLRCNVSGNLQLPEAEAVDIVAQYMERLNTLHEGRFSLLRIVNVEKRRDSARGSRYLLELELQERGGRGRLRLSEYVFLRLPRTRAGTDGEEEAEAETEGGAASEAAPAREPSEPPSRAPEALLCRPVRLTWRQDVMVHFVVPVKNQARWVSRFLGDMAALHALTGDTRFSVVLVDFDSDDMDVERALRAARLPRYQYLKRSGNFERASGLQAGVDAIEDGSSIVFLCDLHIHFPLNILDGIRKHCVEGKLAFAPVVMRLSCGSSPGDPQGYWEVNGFGLFGIYKSDFDRVGGMNTEEFRDRWGGEDWELLDRVLQAGLEVERLRLRNFYHHYHSKRGMWDTRSKRGPRD, from the exons ATGGAGAGAAGCTGAGTGAGGTCACAGACGCtgggaagggggtgggaggaCCCCAGGTTGTGTCCCCCCCCAAGAGATTGGAGGATTCCAGTGAGAGTCATGAGGAAGACCAACTG ATAGAGGGGCGGGAGCTGAACACCTTCCCTGGCCAGGTGGGAAGGTCATCCCCCCTGAACCTCACCCAACAGGTCCCACCATGGCAGGAAGAG TACAGGGGGAAGGTTAACCTGCACGTGTTTGAGGACTGGTGTGGGGGCACTGTGGGGAGCCTGAGGAAGAATCTTCATTTCCCACTCTTTCCCCAT ACCCGCACGACTGTGAAGAAGCTAGCTGTGTCTCCCAAGTGGAAGAATTATGGACTGAGGATTTTTGGCTATATCCACCCCAGCAGAGATG GTGATGTCCAATTCTCTGTGGCCTCAGATGATAACTCTGAGTTCTGGCTGAGCCCAGACGAAAGCCCAGCAGGTGCCCAACTTGTGGCCTACGTAGGCAAG ACTGGCTCTGAGTGGACAGCACCGGGGGAATTCACCAAGTTCAGCTCCCAAGTGTCCAAGCCAAAGCG GCTCTCCTCTTCCCGACGGTATTACTTTGAGCTGCTGCACAAGCAAGATGACCGGGGATCTGACCACGTTGAAGTGGGG TGGAGAGTTTTTCTTCCCGGCCTGAAGTTCGAGGTCATCGGTTCCTCCCACATCTCCCTCTACACAG ATGAGTCATCCCTAAAGATGGATCATGTGGCCCACATCCCCCAGTCCCTGGCCAGCCATGTGGTCAAGCCAGGGCCACCACCCAAGGAGTTGGGAGCCGACATGCTGAGGCCTGATGCACGGGATACCTTCTTTCTCa CCCCGAGAGTGGAACCATCCCGTCTGGAGAATGTGCTGGTCCCttgtgcctatgctcccacctaTGTGGTCAAGGACTTCCCCATTGCCCGCTACCAAGGCCTGCAGTTT GTCTACCTCTCCTTTGTTTACCCCAATGACTTCACTCGACTCACACATATGGAAACCAGTAACAAATGCTTCTACCGGGAATCACCACTGTACCTAGAGAG GTTTGGGTTTTACAAATATATGAAGATGGATgatgaagaggaaagggatgcaGATGCTGCTGGCCGAGGGGCCTTCCTGTTCCTTGATCCCGACA GTTtcctggaggaggaagaggaggaggaggaagaggaagcagATAGCCCAGAGCCCACAGGAGCTCACCCCTCCCCAAGCAGGCCCACTGCTCCTTCCTGGAGCACTCAGGACCACCAAGGGACTGTCAACAGTAGCTCCACTCCCCATCCAAGGAGAGCGAGCCGACTAACTCGCACCCTGAGCTGGGCCCACACGGCCTCAGCCACACTCCAGAAACAAGAGGGAGCCTTGGCTACTCCCCTATTTCTGGGCAGGGCACCACACTCCAGGTCTCCTGCCCAGGGGACTCCTCCACGATCACCGAAGAAACCAGAAAAAGTGTATGTAACAAGGGTTCGCCCTGGGCAGCATCGGCCCCCTCGGACACGGCCCCCACGGCCCCGGCCCTGGTTAGCCCATGGCCCTTGGCAGCCCCCATTACCTGGCATCTTTCTCTACCCCCGGCCCCTTCAAAGGGTGCATCTGCGAGCTCTTCGCCGGCCTCCAGGCCATCGTGCCCCAACAGTCAGCACCACCCCAGCCCAGGTTCCTCCACTCAGGAGGACTGCCAGAGTCAGCTTCACCCAGGGAACCCTGGACCTAACCACTGGGCTCACAGGTCTGACCTCAAATGCCTCCTCTGAGGGTGGCGAGCCAGTAACCTCTTTCCTTCATGTGTCAGAGGTGGCGCAGGCCAGGTCTCAAGGGGAAAAGATTGGGGCAGAGGAGGCTGAGGGTGGCCCAGAGGAGACTGCCACATCCCAAGAcagtgaggaggaagaggaggaggctgGGGCCCCGCCCAGGGGCTCCTGGCCTGAGGATGCTATCAACTGGCAACGCACTTTCAGTGTGGGTGCCATGGACTTTGAACTACTTCGTTCAGACTGGAATGACCTTCGATGCAATGTGTCGGGGAACCTCCAGTTGCCTGAGGCTGAGGCTGTGGACATCGTGGCCCAGTACATGGAGCGACTGAACACCCTGCACGAGGG CCGCTTCTCCCTGCTGCGCATCGTGAACGTGGAGAAGCGCCGGGACTCTGCCCGCGGCAGCCGCTACCTGCTCGAGTTGGAGCTGCAGGAGCGCGGCGGCCGTGGACGGCTGCGGCTGTCCGAATACGTCTTCCTGCGGCTCCCCCGGACCCGAGCCGGGACTGACGGGGAAGAAGAGGCCGAGGCCGAGACCGAGGGAGGGGCGGCCTCGGAGGCGGCCCCGGCCCGGGAGCCGTCGGAGCCCCCCAGCCGCGCCCCCGAAGCCCTGCTCTGCCGGCCGGTGCGCCTCACCTGGCGACAGGACGTCATGGTTCACTTTGTGGTCCCAG TGAAGAACCAGGCGCGCTGGGTGAGCCGCTTCCTCGGGGACATGGCTGCGCTCCACGCGCTCACGGGAGACACGCGCTTCAGCGTGGTCCTCGTGGACTTCGACAGCGACGACATGGACGTGGAGCGGGCGCTGCGGGCGGCGCGGCTGCCCCG gtaccAGTATTTGAAGCGTTCCGGGAACTTCGAGCGGGCCTCGGGGCTCCAGGCGGGCGTGGACGCCATCGAG GACGGCAGCAGCATTGTGTTCCTGTGCGACCTACACATCCATTTCCCCCTCAACATCCTGGACGGGATCCGCAAGCACTGCGTGGAGGGCAAGCTCGCCTTCGCCCCCGTGGTCATGCGGCTGAGCTGCGGGAGCTCCCCTGGCGATCCCCAGG gttACTGGGAGGTGAATGGCTTCGGGCTCTTCGGGATCTACAAGTCGGACTTCGACCGAGTTGGGGGCATGAACACGGAGGAGTTCCGGGATCGCTGGGGCGGAGAGGACTGGGAGCTGCTGGACAG GGTTCTGCAGGCTGGCCTGGAGGTAGAACGGCTTCGGCTCCGAAATTTCTACCATCACTACCACTCCAAGCGGGGCATGTGGGACACCCGGAGCAAGAGGGGCCCCCGAGACTGA
- the B4GALNT4 gene encoding N-acetyl-beta-glucosaminyl-glycoprotein 4-beta-N-acetylgalactosaminyltransferase 1 isoform X4 produces MLRFPVKKLRKQFRLLLLLVLLTCAAWLTYLHLSLVRQGRALRLRLSGGSGPDGEKLSEVTDAGKGVGGPQVVSPPKRLEDSSESHEEDQLIEGRELNTFPGQVGRSSPLNLTQQVPPWQEEYRGKVNLHVFEDWCGGTVGSLRKNLHFPLFPHTRTTVKKLAVSPKWKNYGLRIFGYIHPSRDGDVQFSVASDDNSEFWLSPDESPAGAQLVAYVGKTGSEWTAPGEFTKFSSQVSKPKRLSSSRRYYFELLHKQDDRGSDHVEVGWRVFLPGLKFEVIGSSHISLYTDESSLKMDHVAHIPQSLASHVVKPGPPPKELGADMLRPDARDTFFLTPRVEPSRLENVLVPCAYAPTYVVKDFPIARYQGLQFVYLSFVYPNDFTRLTHMETSNKCFYRESPLYLERFGFYKYMKMDDEEERDADAAGRGAFLFLDPDSFLEEEEEEEEEEADSPEPTGAHPSPSRPTAPSWSTQDHQGTVNSSSTPHPRRASRLTRTLSWAHTASATLQKQEGALATPLFLGRAPHSRSPAQGTPPRSPKKPEKVYVTRVRPGQHRPPRTRPPRPRPWLAHGPWQPPLPGIFLYPRPLQRVHLRALRRPPGHRAPTVSTTPAQVPPLRRTARVSFTQGTLDLTTGLTGLTSNASSEGGEPVTSFLHVSEVAQARSQGEKIGAEEAEGGPEETATSQDSEEEEEEAGAPPRGSWPEDAINWQRTFSVGAMDFELLRSDWNDLRCNVSGNLQLPEAEAVDIVAQYMERLNTLHEGRFSLLRIVNVEKRRDSARGSRYLLELELQERGGRGRLRLSEYVFLRLPRTRAGTDGEEEAEAETEGGAASEAAPAREPSEPPSRAPEALLCRPVRLTWRQDVMVHFVVPVKNQARWVSRFLGDMAALHALTGDTRFSVVLVDFDSDDMDVERALRAARLPRYQYLKRSGNFERASGLQAGVDAIEDGSSIVFLCDLHIHFPLNILDGIRKHCVEGKLAFAPVVMRLSCGSSPGDPQGSLSMAEQEGPQTFSLPPDPLGGVRGGGWGWARGPRPPLWPPPPLRLLGGEWLRALRDLQVGLRPSWGHEHGGVPGSLGRRGLGAAGQGSAGWPGGRTASAPKFLPSLPLQAGHVGHPEQEGPPRLSSASPYALESGINLPPHTLAALSRGLGHGGSKS; encoded by the exons ATGGAGAGAAGCTGAGTGAGGTCACAGACGCtgggaagggggtgggaggaCCCCAGGTTGTGTCCCCCCCCAAGAGATTGGAGGATTCCAGTGAGAGTCATGAGGAAGACCAACTG ATAGAGGGGCGGGAGCTGAACACCTTCCCTGGCCAGGTGGGAAGGTCATCCCCCCTGAACCTCACCCAACAGGTCCCACCATGGCAGGAAGAG TACAGGGGGAAGGTTAACCTGCACGTGTTTGAGGACTGGTGTGGGGGCACTGTGGGGAGCCTGAGGAAGAATCTTCATTTCCCACTCTTTCCCCAT ACCCGCACGACTGTGAAGAAGCTAGCTGTGTCTCCCAAGTGGAAGAATTATGGACTGAGGATTTTTGGCTATATCCACCCCAGCAGAGATG GTGATGTCCAATTCTCTGTGGCCTCAGATGATAACTCTGAGTTCTGGCTGAGCCCAGACGAAAGCCCAGCAGGTGCCCAACTTGTGGCCTACGTAGGCAAG ACTGGCTCTGAGTGGACAGCACCGGGGGAATTCACCAAGTTCAGCTCCCAAGTGTCCAAGCCAAAGCG GCTCTCCTCTTCCCGACGGTATTACTTTGAGCTGCTGCACAAGCAAGATGACCGGGGATCTGACCACGTTGAAGTGGGG TGGAGAGTTTTTCTTCCCGGCCTGAAGTTCGAGGTCATCGGTTCCTCCCACATCTCCCTCTACACAG ATGAGTCATCCCTAAAGATGGATCATGTGGCCCACATCCCCCAGTCCCTGGCCAGCCATGTGGTCAAGCCAGGGCCACCACCCAAGGAGTTGGGAGCCGACATGCTGAGGCCTGATGCACGGGATACCTTCTTTCTCa CCCCGAGAGTGGAACCATCCCGTCTGGAGAATGTGCTGGTCCCttgtgcctatgctcccacctaTGTGGTCAAGGACTTCCCCATTGCCCGCTACCAAGGCCTGCAGTTT GTCTACCTCTCCTTTGTTTACCCCAATGACTTCACTCGACTCACACATATGGAAACCAGTAACAAATGCTTCTACCGGGAATCACCACTGTACCTAGAGAG GTTTGGGTTTTACAAATATATGAAGATGGATgatgaagaggaaagggatgcaGATGCTGCTGGCCGAGGGGCCTTCCTGTTCCTTGATCCCGACA GTTtcctggaggaggaagaggaggaggaggaagaggaagcagATAGCCCAGAGCCCACAGGAGCTCACCCCTCCCCAAGCAGGCCCACTGCTCCTTCCTGGAGCACTCAGGACCACCAAGGGACTGTCAACAGTAGCTCCACTCCCCATCCAAGGAGAGCGAGCCGACTAACTCGCACCCTGAGCTGGGCCCACACGGCCTCAGCCACACTCCAGAAACAAGAGGGAGCCTTGGCTACTCCCCTATTTCTGGGCAGGGCACCACACTCCAGGTCTCCTGCCCAGGGGACTCCTCCACGATCACCGAAGAAACCAGAAAAAGTGTATGTAACAAGGGTTCGCCCTGGGCAGCATCGGCCCCCTCGGACACGGCCCCCACGGCCCCGGCCCTGGTTAGCCCATGGCCCTTGGCAGCCCCCATTACCTGGCATCTTTCTCTACCCCCGGCCCCTTCAAAGGGTGCATCTGCGAGCTCTTCGCCGGCCTCCAGGCCATCGTGCCCCAACAGTCAGCACCACCCCAGCCCAGGTTCCTCCACTCAGGAGGACTGCCAGAGTCAGCTTCACCCAGGGAACCCTGGACCTAACCACTGGGCTCACAGGTCTGACCTCAAATGCCTCCTCTGAGGGTGGCGAGCCAGTAACCTCTTTCCTTCATGTGTCAGAGGTGGCGCAGGCCAGGTCTCAAGGGGAAAAGATTGGGGCAGAGGAGGCTGAGGGTGGCCCAGAGGAGACTGCCACATCCCAAGAcagtgaggaggaagaggaggaggctgGGGCCCCGCCCAGGGGCTCCTGGCCTGAGGATGCTATCAACTGGCAACGCACTTTCAGTGTGGGTGCCATGGACTTTGAACTACTTCGTTCAGACTGGAATGACCTTCGATGCAATGTGTCGGGGAACCTCCAGTTGCCTGAGGCTGAGGCTGTGGACATCGTGGCCCAGTACATGGAGCGACTGAACACCCTGCACGAGGG CCGCTTCTCCCTGCTGCGCATCGTGAACGTGGAGAAGCGCCGGGACTCTGCCCGCGGCAGCCGCTACCTGCTCGAGTTGGAGCTGCAGGAGCGCGGCGGCCGTGGACGGCTGCGGCTGTCCGAATACGTCTTCCTGCGGCTCCCCCGGACCCGAGCCGGGACTGACGGGGAAGAAGAGGCCGAGGCCGAGACCGAGGGAGGGGCGGCCTCGGAGGCGGCCCCGGCCCGGGAGCCGTCGGAGCCCCCCAGCCGCGCCCCCGAAGCCCTGCTCTGCCGGCCGGTGCGCCTCACCTGGCGACAGGACGTCATGGTTCACTTTGTGGTCCCAG TGAAGAACCAGGCGCGCTGGGTGAGCCGCTTCCTCGGGGACATGGCTGCGCTCCACGCGCTCACGGGAGACACGCGCTTCAGCGTGGTCCTCGTGGACTTCGACAGCGACGACATGGACGTGGAGCGGGCGCTGCGGGCGGCGCGGCTGCCCCG gtaccAGTATTTGAAGCGTTCCGGGAACTTCGAGCGGGCCTCGGGGCTCCAGGCGGGCGTGGACGCCATCGAG GACGGCAGCAGCATTGTGTTCCTGTGCGACCTACACATCCATTTCCCCCTCAACATCCTGGACGGGATCCGCAAGCACTGCGTGGAGGGCAAGCTCGCCTTCGCCCCCGTGGTCATGCGGCTGAGCTGCGGGAGCTCCCCTGGCGATCCCCAGGGTAGTCTCTCTATGGCCGAGCAGGAAGGCCCCCAGACCTTCAGCCTTCCTCCAGACCCTCTGGGAGGGGTGaggggtggagggtgggggtgggccCGGGGTCCCAGACCCCCACTCtggcctccccctcccctcaggttACTGGGAGGTGAATGGCTTCGGGCTCTTCGGGATCTACAAGTCGGACTTCGACCGAGTTGGGGGCATGAACACGGAGGAGTTCCGGGATCGCTGGGGCGGAGAGGACTGGGAGCTGCTGGACAG GGTTCTGCAGGCTGGCCTGGAGGTAGAACGGCTTCGGCTCCGAAATTTCTACCATCACTACCACTCCAAGCGGGGCATGTGGGACACCCGGAGCAAGAGGGGCCCCCGAGACTGAGCTCAGCTTCACCCTATGCCTTGGAGTCTGGCATCAACCTTCCACCCCACACTCTCGCAGCCCTCTCAAGGGGCCTGGGCCACGGTGGCAGCAAGTCTTAG
- the B4GALNT4 gene encoding N-acetyl-beta-glucosaminyl-glycoprotein 4-beta-N-acetylgalactosaminyltransferase 1 isoform X8, with protein sequence MLRFPVKKLRKQFRLLLLLVLLTCAAWLTYLHLSLVRQGRALRLRLSGGSGPDGEKLSEVTDAGKGVGGPQVVSPPKRLEDSSESHEEDQLVSGPKKQAVWMVGEGPLCPAPSPVSMPESHSLLQIEGRELNTFPGQVGRSSPLNLTQQVPPWQEEYRGKVNLHVFEDWCGGTVGSLRKNLHFPLFPHTRTTVKKLAVSPKWKNYGLRIFGYIHPSRDGDVQFSVASDDNSEFWLSPDESPAGAQLVAYVGKTGSEWTAPGEFTKFSSQVSKPKRLSSSRRYYFELLHKQDDRGSDHVEVGWRVFLPGLKFEVIGSSHISLYTGVRFRGGSQQTGGGGERAARRKCTDIGVPPSLSPDESSLKMDHVAHIPQSLASHVVKPGPPPKELGADMLRPDARDTFFLTPRVEPSRLENVLVPCAYAPTYVVKDFPIARYQGLQFVYLSFVYPNDFTRLTHMETSNKCFYRESPLYLERFGFYKYMKMDDEEERDADAAGRGAFLFLDPDSFLEEEEEEEEEEADSPEPTGAHPSPSRPTAPSWSTQDHQGTVNSSSTPHPRRASRLTRTLSWAHTASATLQKQEGALATPLFLGRAPHSRSPAQGTPPRSPKKPEKVYVTRVRPGQHRPPRTRPPRPRPWLAHGPWQPPLPGIFLYPRPLQRVHLRALRRPPGHRAPTVSTTPAQVPPLRRTARVSFTQGTLDLTTGLTGLTSNASSEGGEPVTSFLHVSEVAQARSQGEKIGAEEAEGGPEETATSQDSEEEEEEAGAPPRGSWPEDAINWQRTFSVGAMDFELLRSDWNDLRCNVSGNLQLPEAEAVDIVAQYMERLNTLHEGRFSLLRIVNVEKRRDSARGSRYLLELELQERGGRGRLRLSEYVFLRLPRTRAGTDGEEEAEAETEGGAASEAAPAREPSEPPSRAPEALLCRPVRLTWRQDVMVHFVVPVKNQARWVSRFLGDMAALHALTGDTRFSVVLVDFDSDDMDVERALRAARLPRYQYLKRSGNFERASGLQAGVDAIEVTGR encoded by the exons ATGGAGAGAAGCTGAGTGAGGTCACAGACGCtgggaagggggtgggaggaCCCCAGGTTGTGTCCCCCCCCAAGAGATTGGAGGATTCCAGTGAGAGTCATGAGGAAGACCAACTGGTGAGTGGTCCTAAGAAACAAGCAGTTTGGATGGTGGGGGAGGGGCCTCTCTGTCCTGCCCCATCTCCTGTCTCCATGCCTGAATCACACTCTCTCCTGCAGATAGAGGGGCGGGAGCTGAACACCTTCCCTGGCCAGGTGGGAAGGTCATCCCCCCTGAACCTCACCCAACAGGTCCCACCATGGCAGGAAGAG TACAGGGGGAAGGTTAACCTGCACGTGTTTGAGGACTGGTGTGGGGGCACTGTGGGGAGCCTGAGGAAGAATCTTCATTTCCCACTCTTTCCCCAT ACCCGCACGACTGTGAAGAAGCTAGCTGTGTCTCCCAAGTGGAAGAATTATGGACTGAGGATTTTTGGCTATATCCACCCCAGCAGAGATG GTGATGTCCAATTCTCTGTGGCCTCAGATGATAACTCTGAGTTCTGGCTGAGCCCAGACGAAAGCCCAGCAGGTGCCCAACTTGTGGCCTACGTAGGCAAG ACTGGCTCTGAGTGGACAGCACCGGGGGAATTCACCAAGTTCAGCTCCCAAGTGTCCAAGCCAAAGCG GCTCTCCTCTTCCCGACGGTATTACTTTGAGCTGCTGCACAAGCAAGATGACCGGGGATCTGACCACGTTGAAGTGGGG TGGAGAGTTTTTCTTCCCGGCCTGAAGTTCGAGGTCATCGGTTCCTCCCACATCTCCCTCTACACAGGTGTGAGGTTTAGGGGTGGCTCTCAGCAGACTGGGGGTGGAGGAGAGAGGGCAGCCAGAAGGAAATGCACTGACATTGGggttcctccctctctttccccagATGAGTCATCCCTAAAGATGGATCATGTGGCCCACATCCCCCAGTCCCTGGCCAGCCATGTGGTCAAGCCAGGGCCACCACCCAAGGAGTTGGGAGCCGACATGCTGAGGCCTGATGCACGGGATACCTTCTTTCTCa CCCCGAGAGTGGAACCATCCCGTCTGGAGAATGTGCTGGTCCCttgtgcctatgctcccacctaTGTGGTCAAGGACTTCCCCATTGCCCGCTACCAAGGCCTGCAGTTT GTCTACCTCTCCTTTGTTTACCCCAATGACTTCACTCGACTCACACATATGGAAACCAGTAACAAATGCTTCTACCGGGAATCACCACTGTACCTAGAGAG GTTTGGGTTTTACAAATATATGAAGATGGATgatgaagaggaaagggatgcaGATGCTGCTGGCCGAGGGGCCTTCCTGTTCCTTGATCCCGACA GTTtcctggaggaggaagaggaggaggaggaagaggaagcagATAGCCCAGAGCCCACAGGAGCTCACCCCTCCCCAAGCAGGCCCACTGCTCCTTCCTGGAGCACTCAGGACCACCAAGGGACTGTCAACAGTAGCTCCACTCCCCATCCAAGGAGAGCGAGCCGACTAACTCGCACCCTGAGCTGGGCCCACACGGCCTCAGCCACACTCCAGAAACAAGAGGGAGCCTTGGCTACTCCCCTATTTCTGGGCAGGGCACCACACTCCAGGTCTCCTGCCCAGGGGACTCCTCCACGATCACCGAAGAAACCAGAAAAAGTGTATGTAACAAGGGTTCGCCCTGGGCAGCATCGGCCCCCTCGGACACGGCCCCCACGGCCCCGGCCCTGGTTAGCCCATGGCCCTTGGCAGCCCCCATTACCTGGCATCTTTCTCTACCCCCGGCCCCTTCAAAGGGTGCATCTGCGAGCTCTTCGCCGGCCTCCAGGCCATCGTGCCCCAACAGTCAGCACCACCCCAGCCCAGGTTCCTCCACTCAGGAGGACTGCCAGAGTCAGCTTCACCCAGGGAACCCTGGACCTAACCACTGGGCTCACAGGTCTGACCTCAAATGCCTCCTCTGAGGGTGGCGAGCCAGTAACCTCTTTCCTTCATGTGTCAGAGGTGGCGCAGGCCAGGTCTCAAGGGGAAAAGATTGGGGCAGAGGAGGCTGAGGGTGGCCCAGAGGAGACTGCCACATCCCAAGAcagtgaggaggaagaggaggaggctgGGGCCCCGCCCAGGGGCTCCTGGCCTGAGGATGCTATCAACTGGCAACGCACTTTCAGTGTGGGTGCCATGGACTTTGAACTACTTCGTTCAGACTGGAATGACCTTCGATGCAATGTGTCGGGGAACCTCCAGTTGCCTGAGGCTGAGGCTGTGGACATCGTGGCCCAGTACATGGAGCGACTGAACACCCTGCACGAGGG CCGCTTCTCCCTGCTGCGCATCGTGAACGTGGAGAAGCGCCGGGACTCTGCCCGCGGCAGCCGCTACCTGCTCGAGTTGGAGCTGCAGGAGCGCGGCGGCCGTGGACGGCTGCGGCTGTCCGAATACGTCTTCCTGCGGCTCCCCCGGACCCGAGCCGGGACTGACGGGGAAGAAGAGGCCGAGGCCGAGACCGAGGGAGGGGCGGCCTCGGAGGCGGCCCCGGCCCGGGAGCCGTCGGAGCCCCCCAGCCGCGCCCCCGAAGCCCTGCTCTGCCGGCCGGTGCGCCTCACCTGGCGACAGGACGTCATGGTTCACTTTGTGGTCCCAG TGAAGAACCAGGCGCGCTGGGTGAGCCGCTTCCTCGGGGACATGGCTGCGCTCCACGCGCTCACGGGAGACACGCGCTTCAGCGTGGTCCTCGTGGACTTCGACAGCGACGACATGGACGTGGAGCGGGCGCTGCGGGCGGCGCGGCTGCCCCG gtaccAGTATTTGAAGCGTTCCGGGAACTTCGAGCGGGCCTCGGGGCTCCAGGCGGGCGTGGACGCCATCGAG gttACTGGGAGGTGA